A genomic stretch from Oryzias latipes chromosome 24, ASM223467v1 includes:
- the fam89a gene encoding protein FAM89A has product MNGKSANGTAGGMACIEGLPPLPKSLSGLLNSSGGSWRDMERMYVKKTMIQDDLSRGRNADNLLANKPANLDAALALLRKEMVGLRQQDMSLLCQLWSLHESIQEYKGSCHDLSAASSLSMMENGFFDEDDEYYGEPGTTPTGEQPDGEAGAKNGSVRNREDSWPSFHVNI; this is encoded by the exons ATGAACGGAAAGTCCGCGAACGGTACAGCGGGGGGGATGGCCTGCATCGAGGGGCTGCCGCCGCTGCCGAAGAGCCTGAGCGGGCTGTTGAACTCGAGCGGCGGCTCGTGGAGGGACATGGAGAGGATGTACGTGAAGAAGACCATGATCCAGGACGACCTGAGCCGCGGCAGGAACGCCGATAACCTGCTGGCCAACAAGCCGGCCAACCTCGACGCTGCGCTGGCTCTCCTGCGGAAAGAAATG GTGGGACTGCGTCAGCAGGACATGTCTCTGCTGTGTCAGCTGTGGTCGCTCCATGAGTCCATCCAGGAGTACAAGGGAAGCTGCCatgacctgagcgctgcctccAGCCTCAGCATGATGGAGAACGGCTTCTTCGACGAGGACGACGAGTattatggcgagccgggcaccACCCCCACCGGGGAGCAGCCCGACGGGGAGGCAGGCGCCAAGAACGGGAGCGTGCGCAACCGGGAAGACAGCTGGCCTTCCTTTCACGTCAACATCTGA
- the arv1 gene encoding protein ARV1: MGKEVYRCIECSDKASELYRDYNNGILKITICESCQKPVDKYIEYDPVIILIDAILCKTQAFRHILFNTSLNIHWKLCAFCLLCEAYLRWSALHGSEQSGDPADIIRYTKEWEFYVMFGLAALELAAFCGGALLFLWLWVGALQGGSVQLGPLLRALLLSCYGKVLLVPVVIWEHEYSLFCLGLIKLFVLTSNSQAIRVILNSCRRLSVAAVVFGFLSETLVARACQQLPCSI; this comes from the exons atgGGGAAAGAAGTTTATAGATGCATCGAATGTAGCGATAAAGCCTCGGAACTTTACAGGGATTACAATAACGGAATTCTGAAGATAACTATTTGT gaGTCCTGCCAAAAGCCTGTTGATAAGTACATTGAATATGACCCAGTTATCATCCTCATTGATGCCATTTTGTGCAAGACTCAGGCTTTCAGGCACATTTTATTCAACACAAGCCTGAAT ATTCACTGGAAGCTGTGTGCCTTCTGCCTGCTGTGCGAGGCCTACCTCAGGTGGTCGGCGCTCCACGGCTCCGAGCAAAGCGGCGACCCCGCCGACATCATCAGATACACCAAGGAATGGGAGTTTTATGTCATGTTTGGATTGGCTGCCCTCG AACTGGCGGCCTTCTGCGGCGGCGCTCTGCTCTTCCTTTGGCTGTGGGTGGGTGCGCTGCAGGGGGGCTCCGTACAGCTCGGACCGCTCCTCAGAGCCTTGCTGCTGTCTTGCTACGGCAAAGTCCTGCTAGTTCCCGTGGTCATCTGGGAGCACGAATACTCCCTCTTCTGTCTGGGACTCATCAAACTTTTTGTTCTGACCTCAAACTCTCAGGCCATCAGAG TGATCCTGAACAGCTGCAGACGTCTGTCTGTGGCCGCCGTCGTTTTCGGCTTCCTGTCAGAAACCTTAGTGGCCCGGGCCTGTCAGCAGCTTCCATGCAGCATCTAG